A genomic window from Flavobacterium sp. I3-2 includes:
- a CDS encoding DUF445 domain-containing protein has translation MNNKKQQLKKHKLIATGLFFLMAVIYVFMLFLSKYTNQSWINYVKYFSEAAMVGALADWFAVTALFKYPLGIKIPHTNLINNNKNALGANLGNFVSENFLNQETIRPYISKIDLSKFILNWISNEKNFNKFIVEMQIVLKNIILKVDDVEISKLISVKGKEIIDEVNLQVLISKGLFYVLEIREHQRLISLIIPQAKHYVENNKEAIYDKVVEKNPILGLIGGKAVTNQLISGIISFLDDIESNENHTIRNEISSKLYEISETIQTDQNWKVRFENLKNDFITDEKIQEFAIKFWQNSKLSLIDNLENQNSTLNQYIEKYLKEIRENLRDNLIMQAKINQTVQKMIYKLALKNSSEIGNIISKTVHDWDGQELSEKLELEVGKDLQFIRINGTLVGGIVGLLIYSLTQLFT, from the coding sequence ATGAATAACAAAAAACAACAATTAAAAAAACATAAATTAATTGCCACAGGTTTATTTTTTTTAATGGCTGTGATATATGTTTTTATGTTGTTTCTTTCAAAATACACAAATCAATCTTGGATAAATTACGTGAAATATTTTTCTGAAGCTGCAATGGTTGGCGCATTAGCAGATTGGTTTGCGGTAACTGCACTTTTTAAATATCCATTGGGAATTAAAATTCCGCATACAAACTTAATTAACAACAATAAAAATGCTCTCGGAGCAAATTTAGGAAATTTTGTCAGCGAGAATTTTCTAAATCAAGAAACAATACGTCCGTATATAAGTAAAATCGATTTAAGTAAATTTATTTTAAATTGGATTTCAAATGAAAAAAACTTCAATAAATTCATCGTTGAAATGCAAATTGTGTTAAAAAATATCATTTTGAAGGTTGATGATGTAGAAATCTCAAAATTAATTTCTGTCAAAGGAAAAGAAATAATTGATGAGGTTAATCTTCAAGTTTTAATTTCTAAAGGGCTTTTTTATGTACTCGAAATCAGAGAACATCAACGATTGATTTCATTAATTATTCCGCAAGCAAAACATTATGTAGAAAATAACAAAGAAGCGATATATGACAAAGTAGTCGAAAAAAATCCAATTTTAGGATTAATTGGTGGAAAAGCTGTTACAAATCAATTGATTTCTGGAATTATTTCTTTTTTAGATGATATTGAATCAAATGAAAATCATACAATTAGAAATGAAATATCTTCTAAATTATATGAAATTAGTGAAACAATACAAACGGATCAAAATTGGAAAGTGCGATTTGAAAATTTGAAAAATGATTTTATCACAGATGAAAAAATTCAAGAATTTGCTATTAAATTTTGGCAAAATTCTAAATTGAGTTTAATTGATAATTTAGAAAATCAAAATTCTACTTTAAATCAATATATCGAAAAATATTTAAAAGAAATTCGTGAAAATTTGCGTGACAACTTGATTATGCAAGCAAAAATAAATCAAACTGTTCAAAAAATGATTTATAAGTTAGCATTAAAAAACAGCTCAGAAATTGGTAACATAATTTCAAAAACAGTTCATGATTGGGATGGTCAAGAATTGAGTGAAAAACTGGAATTAGAAGTTGGTAAAGATTTACAATTTATTCGGATTAATGGTACTTTAGTCGGTGGAATTGTTGGATTATTAATTTATAGTTTAACGCAATTATTTACATAA
- a CDS encoding N-acetylglucosamine kinase has protein sequence MKLIVDSGSTKADWILFDTNGSFIKTFATLGLNPEVVSIDEVLKRLNISEDLMVLQTKVREIHFYGSGCGTIRSKEMMQVALQKFFTETSIFIIKEDTYAAVYATCKENEKAIVCINGTGSNCSYFDGSEVIQAVDSLGYLAMDDCGGVQFGREMIRSYFFKTMPENLRVKFATSYDLNSDTIKNRFYKTENPNAYLASFLPFLIEHKSESFFKELIESQITFFINNYIKQFENYKEVPIHFVGSVAFLLKENFEEILKQNELTPGKFYQKPLDGLINFYN, from the coding sequence ATGAAATTAATTGTTGATAGCGGTTCAACTAAAGCTGATTGGATTTTATTTGATACTAATGGAAGTTTTATTAAAACATTTGCGACGCTAGGTTTAAATCCTGAAGTGGTTTCTATTGATGAAGTTTTAAAACGTTTAAATATTTCAGAAGATTTAATGGTTTTACAAACAAAAGTAAGAGAAATTCACTTTTACGGTTCAGGTTGTGGTACGATTCGTTCAAAAGAAATGATGCAAGTTGCATTGCAAAAGTTTTTCACAGAAACTTCTATTTTTATTATTAAAGAAGATACCTATGCAGCTGTTTACGCCACTTGTAAAGAAAATGAAAAAGCAATTGTTTGCATAAACGGAACGGGCTCTAATTGTAGCTATTTTGACGGTTCAGAAGTTATTCAAGCTGTAGATTCATTAGGTTATTTAGCAATGGATGATTGTGGAGGTGTTCAATTTGGTAGAGAAATGATTCGTTCTTATTTTTTTAAAACAATGCCAGAAAATTTACGAGTAAAATTCGCAACTTCTTATGATTTAAATTCAGATACAATCAAAAATAGATTTTATAAAACTGAAAATCCAAATGCTTATTTAGCTTCGTTTTTGCCGTTTTTAATTGAACATAAAAGTGAATCTTTTTTTAAAGAACTGATTGAAAGTCAGATTACTTTTTTTATAAATAATTATATCAAACAATTTGAAAATTATAAAGAAGTTCCCATTCATTTTGTTGGTTCTGTAGCATTTTTATTGAAAGAAAACTTTGAGGAAATTTTAAAACAAAATGAATTAACACCTGGTAAATTTTATCAGAAACCTTTAGATGGATTAATTAATTTCTATAATTAA
- the gap gene encoding type I glyceraldehyde-3-phosphate dehydrogenase encodes MEKVNIGINGFGRIGRLLLRESFGRNDINVVAINDLMDVEQLAYLLKYDSVHGQFKGTIETNNGNLVVNGNEIRITAEKDPANLRWNEINAEIVADCTGIFKTIEAASAHIKAGAKKVVLSFPSDEVPMFVMGVNHNEITSENKIVSNASCTTNCLAPVAKILNDNFGIEEGLMTTVHAATATQAVVDGASKKDYRGGRSALNNIIPSSTGAAKAVTKVIPSLKGKLTGMSFRVPVANVSVVDLTVKLSKPTTYQNIMDVFKKASENEFNGILGFTNEPVVSQDFVSDTHTAIIDADAGIALNETFFKIVAWYDNEYGYSAKLLDLVVHLYSVK; translated from the coding sequence ATGGAAAAAGTAAATATTGGAATTAACGGATTCGGACGAATTGGTCGTTTATTATTGCGTGAATCTTTTGGGCGAAACGATATTAATGTAGTTGCAATCAACGATTTAATGGATGTTGAACAGTTGGCTTATCTTTTGAAATACGATTCAGTTCATGGTCAATTCAAAGGAACAATTGAAACAAATAATGGCAATTTGGTTGTAAATGGTAACGAAATTAGAATTACAGCAGAGAAAGATCCAGCAAATTTAAGATGGAATGAAATCAATGCTGAAATAGTAGCTGATTGTACTGGAATTTTCAAAACAATTGAAGCCGCATCAGCTCATATAAAAGCAGGAGCAAAGAAGGTTGTCTTATCTTTTCCTTCAGATGAAGTTCCTATGTTTGTTATGGGAGTAAATCACAACGAAATTACATCTGAAAACAAAATTGTTTCTAATGCAAGTTGCACTACAAATTGTTTAGCTCCGGTTGCAAAAATTTTAAATGATAATTTTGGAATTGAAGAAGGTTTAATGACGACTGTTCATGCTGCAACAGCAACCCAAGCTGTAGTTGATGGTGCTTCTAAAAAAGATTATCGTGGTGGACGTTCTGCCTTGAATAATATTATTCCATCAAGTACAGGAGCTGCAAAAGCAGTAACAAAAGTGATACCATCATTGAAAGGCAAATTAACTGGTATGTCTTTTAGAGTTCCTGTTGCAAATGTTTCTGTGGTTGATTTGACTGTGAAATTATCAAAACCAACTACGTATCAAAATATTATGGATGTGTTTAAAAAAGCTTCTGAAAATGAATTTAATGGAATCTTAGGGTTTACTAATGAACCTGTTGTTTCACAAGATTTTGTTTCAGATACACATACTGCAATTATCGATGCAGATGCTGGAATTGCACTGAACGAAACTTTCTTTAAAATAGTAGCTTGGTATGATAATGAATATGGATATTCTGCAAAACTTTTAGACTTAGTTGTGCATTTATATTCGGTAAAATAA
- the pfkA gene encoding 6-phosphofructokinase, with translation MKSDKIKNIAVLTSGGDAPGMNAAIRAVVRSCAFYEINCIGVFRGLQGLIEGDFKVLGPRDVKYIVSKGGTILKSARSKEFVTAEGRAKAYENLKKHQIDGLIIIGGDGSFTGGLVFSKEYDIPVIGIPGTIDNDIVGTSHTIGFDTALNTAIDAIDKIRDTATSHKRLFFVEVMGRDAGHIALNTGIGAGAEEILIPEENIGLPKLLEKLKRSKASGKSSCIVVVSEGGKIGKNVFELSEYVEENLPEYDVRVSVLGHMQRGGSPSCFDRVLASRLGVKAVELLMLGKTQLMVGLINDQVDTTPLEKAIKGETSIDEELIRISDILSI, from the coding sequence ATGAAATCTGATAAAATAAAAAATATTGCTGTTTTAACTTCAGGAGGTGATGCTCCAGGTATGAATGCTGCCATTCGTGCTGTAGTTCGTTCTTGCGCATTTTATGAAATAAATTGTATTGGTGTATTTCGCGGACTTCAAGGTTTGATTGAAGGTGATTTTAAAGTTTTAGGACCTCGAGATGTAAAATATATTGTAAGTAAAGGAGGAACAATTCTAAAATCAGCACGTTCCAAAGAATTTGTTACTGCCGAAGGTCGTGCAAAAGCATATGAAAATTTAAAAAAACATCAAATCGATGGTCTGATTATTATCGGAGGAGATGGAAGTTTTACAGGAGGTTTAGTTTTTAGTAAAGAATATGATATTCCTGTAATTGGTATTCCTGGAACTATTGACAATGATATTGTTGGAACCAGTCACACCATTGGTTTTGACACAGCTTTGAATACGGCAATTGATGCAATAGATAAAATTCGTGATACGGCAACTTCTCATAAACGTTTGTTTTTTGTTGAAGTAATGGGACGAGATGCTGGACACATAGCCTTAAATACTGGAATTGGAGCAGGAGCAGAAGAAATCTTGATACCAGAAGAAAATATTGGATTACCTAAATTGTTAGAAAAACTAAAACGTAGTAAAGCTTCAGGAAAATCTTCTTGTATTGTTGTAGTTTCTGAAGGTGGAAAAATTGGTAAAAATGTATTTGAATTAAGTGAATATGTTGAAGAAAATCTTCCTGAATATGATGTTAGAGTTTCTGTTTTAGGTCATATGCAACGTGGAGGTTCACCTTCTTGTTTTGATCGAGTTTTAGCAAGTCGATTAGGTGTAAAAGCTGTTGAATTATTAATGCTTGGAAAAACACAATTAATGGTAGGTTTGATTAATGATCAAGTTGATACAACGCCATTGGAAAAAGCAATTAAAGGAGAAACTTCAATTGATGAAGAATTAATTAGAATATCAGATATATTATCTATTTAA
- a CDS encoding DUF2200 domain-containing protein has protein sequence MTTTPEHDAKIAKLIFGSVYPHYVKKVETKGRTVDELHQVIEWLTGFDEKKLNELIEEKVTFETFFERANLNENAHLIKGVICGYRIEKIETPLTKKARYLDKIIDELAKGKTLDKIFRK, from the coding sequence ATGACAACAACACCAGAACACGATGCTAAAATTGCCAAGTTGATATTTGGTTCGGTATATCCGCATTATGTTAAAAAAGTTGAAACCAAAGGAAGAACAGTTGACGAATTGCACCAAGTAATTGAATGGTTAACAGGTTTTGATGAAAAAAAACTTAATGAATTGATAGAAGAAAAAGTAACCTTTGAAACTTTTTTTGAACGTGCGAATTTAAATGAAAATGCACATTTAATTAAAGGTGTAATTTGTGGATACCGCATTGAAAAAATCGAAACACCACTAACTAAAAAAGCTCGTTATTTAGACAAAATAATTGACGAGTTAGCTAAAGGAAAAACGCTTGATAAAATATTTAGGAAATAA